Proteins encoded by one window of Drosophila melanogaster chromosome X:
- the hep gene encoding hemipterous, isoform C has product MSTIEFETIGSRLQSLEAKLQAQNESHDQIVLSGARGPVVSGSVPSARVPPLATSASAATSATHAPSLGAGSVSGSGISIAQRPAPPVPHATPFGSASASSSSSSASAFASAAPATGTFGGTYTPPTTRVSRATPTLPMLSSGPGGGLNRTRPVILPLPTPPHPPVSETDMKLKIIMEQTGKLNINGRQYPTDINDLKHLGDLGNGTSGNVVKMMHLSSNTIIAVKQMRRTGNAEENKRILMDLDVVLKSHDCKYIVKCLGCFVRDPDVWICMELMSMCFDKLLKLSKKPVPEQILGKVTVATVNALSYLKDKHGVIHRDVKPSNILIDERGNIKLCDFGISGRLVDSKANTRSAGCAAYMAPERIDPKKPKYDIRADVWSLGITLVELATARSPYEGCNTDFEVLTKVLDSEPPCLPYGEGYNFSQQFRDFVIKCLTKNHQDRPKYPELLAQPFIRIYESAKVDVPNWFQSIKDNRLRANGDPTLQRLPNS; this is encoded by the exons ATGTCCACCATTGAGTTCGAAACGATCGGCAGTCGGCTGCAATCCTTGGAGGCAAAGCTCCAGGCGCAGAATGAGTCCCACGACCAGATCGTCCTCTCCGGTGCGCGCGGCCCTGTCGTTTCCGGTTCCGTTCCATCTGCCCGCGTCCCGCCCCTGGCgacatccgcatccgcagcCACATCCGCCACCCACGCACCTTCCTTGGGCGCAGGTTCCGTTTCCGGATCGGGTATCAGCATAGCCCAGCGTCCAGCACCTCCAGTTCCTCATGCGACGCCCTTCGGCAGCGCCAGCGCCTCGTCATCATcctcatccgcatccgcatttGCATCCGCAGCACCGGCGACGGGCACCTTCGGTGGAACATACACCCCGCCGACAACTAGAGTGTCGcgagccacgcccacactgcCCATGC TTTCTAGTGGTCCCGGTGGTGGACTGAATCGTACGCGGCCGGTGATACTTCCGCTGCCCACGCCGCCACATCCTCCAGTTTCGGAAACGGACATGAAGCTGAAGATCATCATGGAGCAGACCGGCAAGCTGAACATCAACGGGCGGCAGTATCCGACGGACATCAATGACCTCAAGCACCTGGGCGACCTGGGCAATGGGACTAGCGGCAATGTGGTGAAGATGATGCACCTGTCCAGCAACACGATCATCGCCGTGAAGCAGATGCGACGCACTGGCAACGCGGAGGAGAACAAACGCATCCTGATGGATCTGGATGTTGTGCTCAAATCGCACGACTGCAAGTACATTGTCAAGTGCCTTGGCTGCTTCGTTCGCGATCCGGATGTGTGGATCTGCATGGAGCTGATGTCCATGTGCTTTGACAAGCTGCTCAAGCTGTCCAAGAAGCCGGTGCCGGAACAGATCCTGGGCAAGGTCACAGTGGCG ACGGTCAACGCATTGTCCTACTTGAAGGACAAGCACGGAGTCATCCATCGAGATGTGAAGCCCTCGAACATTCTGATCGATGAGCGCGGGAACATCAAGCTCTGTGATTTCGGGATCAGCGGACGCCTGGTGGACTCCAAGGCCAACACTCGATCCGCCGGCTGTGCAGCTTATATGGCG CCGGAGCGCATCGACCCCAAGAAACCAAAGTACGACATTCGCGCAGATGTGTGGTCACTGGGCATAACGCTGGTGGAGCTGGCCACAGCGCGATCCCCGTACGAGGGATGCAACACGGACTTCGAGGTGCTCACCAAGGTGCTTGACTCGGAGCCGCCGTGTTTGCCATACGGCGAGGGTTACAACTTTAGTCAGCAGTTCCGCGATTTCGTCATCAAGTG CCTCACAAAGAACCATCAGGATCGACCCAAGTATCCGGAGCTTTTGGCCCAGCCCTTCATCCGGATTTATGAATCAGCCAAAGTAGATGTGCCCAATTGGTTTCAGAGCATCAAGGATAACCGACTGCGCGCCAATGGCGATCCAACGCTCCAGAG GTTACCTAATTCCTAA
- the hep gene encoding hemipterous, isoform F encodes MSTIEFETIGSRLQSLEAKLQAQNESHDQIVLSGARGPVVSGSVPSARVPPLATSASAATSATHAPSLGAGSVSGSGISIAQRPAPPVPHATPFGSASASSSSSSASAFASAAPATGTFGGTYTPPTTRVSRATPTLPMLSSGPGGGLNRTRPVILPLPTPPHPPVSETDMKLKIIMEQTGKLNINGRQYPTDINDLKHLGDLGNGTSGNVVKMMHLSSNTIIAVKQMRRTGNAEENKRILMDLDVVLKSHDCKYIVKCLGCFVRDPDVWICMELMSMCFDKLLKLSKKPVPEQILGKVTVATVNALSYLKDKHGVIHRDVKPSNILIDERGNIKLCDFGISGRLVDSKANTRSAGCAAYMAPERIDPKKPKYDIRADVWSLGITLVELATARSPYEGCNTDFEVLTKVLDSEPPCLPYGEGYNFSQQFRDFVIKCLTKNHQDRPKYPELLAQPFIRIYESAKVDVPNWFQSIKDNRLRANGDPTLQRATATGSAIGSGAGSLAGSGSGSAGGAVKYGRATTYAGQSPTNPQKTIKPTQIPSYQQQQSQFFMQSATQLPQTTTTTPTATTNCFGGSGNGNGRGNGSGGSGNGSGSSSSASPLSPPSAGIGDLNRLYRKSPFMQRKLSNGSHHPHYKYNDESPKKESMFSSIGQSILRNLTTSPFSQKKHNSTATTIPLPHNNQTLITDAATAAAAAATATTPPNIAATVLTTTPTTTPTWRLPTENSQAYDSCDSSSNATTTTLNLGLSSPSPSLPRKQFPTESPTLQLTSQQQQQPQRLQPGNQSPIVLQRFYHQQNQLREKEAAERYQQQRQQPPVGVTSTNPFHSNYVPPPPSTHSTSSQSSTQSTCSQIAINPASISPSSGSGTGNMAGLGIGSAPASGLGAAGHFGAGGTGEQLQYQPLPIAAEATGTSPTLQSRSPEQQSDYGGNGNMVASKLSKLYARRQLLGQSSSSGASNSSLDGCSREQHDAATSPVASSMDRDQEPVHPQPPAYRSVVNNGSGGKSYYYRTLSAASSSSNTSQSTSPTTEPLPGGGTSSFLRRYASSGPGGSISTPPSPHILAGLDRRHRSPDPPPRYNRGQSPLLLRKNLLELSGQPPGSPLLHRRYVSASPPLPPPRRGSESVPGSPQHFRTRIHYTPEPQRRIYRTIDQ; translated from the exons ATGTCCACCATTGAGTTCGAAACGATCGGCAGTCGGCTGCAATCCTTGGAGGCAAAGCTCCAGGCGCAGAATGAGTCCCACGACCAGATCGTCCTCTCCGGTGCGCGCGGCCCTGTCGTTTCCGGTTCCGTTCCATCTGCCCGCGTCCCGCCCCTGGCgacatccgcatccgcagcCACATCCGCCACCCACGCACCTTCCTTGGGCGCAGGTTCCGTTTCCGGATCGGGTATCAGCATAGCCCAGCGTCCAGCACCTCCAGTTCCTCATGCGACGCCCTTCGGCAGCGCCAGCGCCTCGTCATCATcctcatccgcatccgcatttGCATCCGCAGCACCGGCGACGGGCACCTTCGGTGGAACATACACCCCGCCGACAACTAGAGTGTCGcgagccacgcccacactgcCCATGC TTTCTAGTGGTCCCGGTGGTGGACTGAATCGTACGCGGCCGGTGATACTTCCGCTGCCCACGCCGCCACATCCTCCAGTTTCGGAAACGGACATGAAGCTGAAGATCATCATGGAGCAGACCGGCAAGCTGAACATCAACGGGCGGCAGTATCCGACGGACATCAATGACCTCAAGCACCTGGGCGACCTGGGCAATGGGACTAGCGGCAATGTGGTGAAGATGATGCACCTGTCCAGCAACACGATCATCGCCGTGAAGCAGATGCGACGCACTGGCAACGCGGAGGAGAACAAACGCATCCTGATGGATCTGGATGTTGTGCTCAAATCGCACGACTGCAAGTACATTGTCAAGTGCCTTGGCTGCTTCGTTCGCGATCCGGATGTGTGGATCTGCATGGAGCTGATGTCCATGTGCTTTGACAAGCTGCTCAAGCTGTCCAAGAAGCCGGTGCCGGAACAGATCCTGGGCAAGGTCACAGTGGCG ACGGTCAACGCATTGTCCTACTTGAAGGACAAGCACGGAGTCATCCATCGAGATGTGAAGCCCTCGAACATTCTGATCGATGAGCGCGGGAACATCAAGCTCTGTGATTTCGGGATCAGCGGACGCCTGGTGGACTCCAAGGCCAACACTCGATCCGCCGGCTGTGCAGCTTATATGGCG CCGGAGCGCATCGACCCCAAGAAACCAAAGTACGACATTCGCGCAGATGTGTGGTCACTGGGCATAACGCTGGTGGAGCTGGCCACAGCGCGATCCCCGTACGAGGGATGCAACACGGACTTCGAGGTGCTCACCAAGGTGCTTGACTCGGAGCCGCCGTGTTTGCCATACGGCGAGGGTTACAACTTTAGTCAGCAGTTCCGCGATTTCGTCATCAAGTG CCTCACAAAGAACCATCAGGATCGACCCAAGTATCCGGAGCTTTTGGCCCAGCCCTTCATCCGGATTTATGAATCAGCCAAAGTAGATGTGCCCAATTGGTTTCAGAGCATCAAGGATAACCGACTGCGCGCCAATGGCGATCCAACGCTCCAGAG GGCAACGGCGACTGGAAGTGCGATCGGTTCTGGGGCCGGATCTCTCgcaggatcaggatcaggatcCGCAGGTGGAGCTGTAAAATATGGTAGGGCGACAACGTATGCGGGGCAGAGTCCCACAAATCCGCAGAAGACAATAAAACCCACTCAGATACCGAGttaccagcagcaacagtcgcAGTTTTTCATGCAATCAGCCACACAACTACCTcaaacaacaaccacaacaccGACGGCAACGACAAACTGTTTCGGCggcagcggaaacggaaatggaagAGGAAACGGCAGCGGCGGAAGCGGAAATGGTAGcggaagcagcagcagtgccaGTCCTCTATCGCCACCAAGCGCCGGTATCGGCGATCTTAACCGGCTTTATCGCAAATCGCCGTTCATGCAGCGAAAACTGAGCAACGGATCCCATCATCCGCACTACAAATATAACGACGAGAGCCCCAAGAAGGAGTCCATGTTTAGTAGCATCG GTCAATCGATTCTACGCAATCTGACAACATCGCCCTTCAGCCAAAAGAAACACAattcaactgcaacaacaatacCACTGCCGCACAACAACCAAACATTGATCACGgatgcagcaacagcagcagcagcggcggcaacagcaacaacaccgCCAAATATTGCAGCTACAGTGCTCACGACAACGCCaacgaccacgcccacttggCGCCTGCCAACGGAAAATTCCCAAGCCTACGACAGCTGTGATAGTAGTAGTAATGCGACCACGACGACCTTGAATTTGGGCCTCTCCTCACCCTCCCCCTCGTTGCCGCGCAAGCAATTCCCCACAGAATCGCCGACCCTGCAACTCACgagtcagcagcagcagcagccacagcgaTTGCAGCCGGGCAATCAGAGCCCCATAG TGCTGCAGCGCTTCTACCACCAGCAGAATCAGCTGCGCGAGAAGGAGGCGGCTGAGCGGTatcagcagcagcgccagcagcCGCCCGTTGGAGTGACCAGCACGAATCCGTTTCACAGCAACTATGTGCCGCCGCCGCCATCAACGCACTCCACCTCTAGTCAGTCCTCCACGCAGTCGACGTGTTCGCAAATCGCCATCAATCCCGCCAGCATATCCCCATCGTCTGGTTCCGGAACGGGAAACATGGCGGGATTGGGAATCGGTTCGGCTCCGGCATCGGGATTGGGGGCAGCTGGTCACTTTGGAGCGGGCGGCACTGGCGAGCAGCTGCAGTATCAGCCGCTGCCCATCGCCGCCGAGGCAACGGGAACGAGTCCCACGCTCCAGTCTAGATCACCGGAACAGCAGTCGGATTATGGAGGAAACGGCAACATGGTGGCCAGTAAGCTGAGCAAGCTGTACGCACGCCGACAACTTTTGGGCCAGAGCTCCAGCAGCGGAGCGAGCAATAGCAGCCTGGACGGTTGCAGTCGGGAGCAACACGATGCAG CCACGTCGCCGGTGGCGTCCAGCATGGATCGAGACCAGGAGCCAGTGCATCCGCAGCCGCCGGCGTACAGGAGCGTTGTGAATAACGGCAGCGGTGGCAAGTCTTACTACTATCGCACCTTGTCGGCggccagcagcagtagcaatACCAGCCAGAGCACCTCGCCCACGACGGAACCGCTGCCCGGCGGTGGCACCAGTAGCTTTCTGCGTCGCTATGCAAGCAGTGGACCGGGAGGTAGCATCAGCACGCCGCCCAGTCCGCATATCTTGGCGGGATTGGATCGCAGGCATCGAAGTCCAGATCCGCCGCCACGCTACAATCGCGGACAGTCACCGCTATTGCTGCGCAAGAATCTGCTGGAGCTGAGTGGCCAGCCGCCCGGCTCTCCGCTGCTGCACCGAAG ATACGTTTCGGCttcgccgccgctgccgccacCGCGTCGAGGCTCTGAAAGCGTGCCGGGATCACCGCAGCATTTCCGCACTCGCATCCACTATACACCCGAGCCCCAGAGACGCATCTACCGTACGATAGATCAATGA
- the hep gene encoding hemipterous, isoform A, with translation MSTIEFETIGSRLQSLEAKLQAQNESHDQIVLSGARGPVVSGSVPSARVPPLATSASAATSATHAPSLGAGSVSGSGISIAQRPAPPVPHATPFGSASASSSSSSASAFASAAPATGTFGGTYTPPTTRVSRATPTLPMLSSGPGGGLNRTRPVILPLPTPPHPPVSETDMKLKIIMEQTGKLNINGRQYPTDINDLKHLGDLGNGTSGNVVKMMHLSSNTIIAVKQMRRTGNAEENKRILMDLDVVLKSHDCKYIVKCLGCFVRDPDVWICMELMSMCFDKLLKLSKKPVPEQILGKVTVATVNALSYLKDKHGVIHRDVKPSNILIDERGNIKLCDFGISGRLVDSKANTRSAGCAAYMAPERIDPKKPKYDIRADVWSLGITLVELATARSPYEGCNTDFEVLTKVLDSEPPCLPYGEGYNFSQQFRDFVIKCLTKNHQDRPKYPELLAQPFIRIYESAKVDVPNWFQSIKDNRLRANGDPTLQRATATGSAIGSGAGSLAGSGSGSAGGAVKYGRATTYAGQSPTNPQKTIKPTQIPSYQQQQSQFFMQSATQLPQTTTTTPTATTNCFGGSGNGNGRGNGSGGSGNGSGSSSSASPLSPPSAGIGDLNRLYRKSPFMQRKLSNGSHHPHYKYNDESPKKESMFSSIGQSILRNLTTSPFSQKKHNSTATTIPLPHNNQTLITDAATAAAAAATATTPPNIAATVLTTTPTTTPTWRLPTENSQAYDSCDSSSNATTTTLNLGLSSPSPSLPRKQFPTESPTLQLTSQQQQQPQRLQPGNQSPIVLQRFYHQQNQLREKEAAERYQQQRQQPPVGVTSTNPFHSNYVPPPPSTHSTSSQSSTQSTCSQIAINPASISPSSGSGTGNMAGLGIGSAPASGLGAAGHFGAGGTGEQLQYQPLPIAAEATGTSPTLQSRSPEQQSDYGGNGNMVASKLSKLYARRQLLGQSSSSGASNSSLDGCSREQHDAGWFNTLAGAMKRQFATYVKTQLNSTATSPVASSMDRDQEPVHPQPPAYRSVVNNGSGGKSYYYRTLSAASSSSNTSQSTSPTTEPLPGGGTSSFLRRYASSGPGGSISTPPSPHILAGLDRRHRSPDPPPRYNRGQSPLLLRKNLLELSGQPPGSPLLHRRYVSASPPLPPPRRGSESVPGSPQHFRTRIHYTPEPQRRIYRTIDQ, from the exons ATGTCCACCATTGAGTTCGAAACGATCGGCAGTCGGCTGCAATCCTTGGAGGCAAAGCTCCAGGCGCAGAATGAGTCCCACGACCAGATCGTCCTCTCCGGTGCGCGCGGCCCTGTCGTTTCCGGTTCCGTTCCATCTGCCCGCGTCCCGCCCCTGGCgacatccgcatccgcagcCACATCCGCCACCCACGCACCTTCCTTGGGCGCAGGTTCCGTTTCCGGATCGGGTATCAGCATAGCCCAGCGTCCAGCACCTCCAGTTCCTCATGCGACGCCCTTCGGCAGCGCCAGCGCCTCGTCATCATcctcatccgcatccgcatttGCATCCGCAGCACCGGCGACGGGCACCTTCGGTGGAACATACACCCCGCCGACAACTAGAGTGTCGcgagccacgcccacactgcCCATGC TTTCTAGTGGTCCCGGTGGTGGACTGAATCGTACGCGGCCGGTGATACTTCCGCTGCCCACGCCGCCACATCCTCCAGTTTCGGAAACGGACATGAAGCTGAAGATCATCATGGAGCAGACCGGCAAGCTGAACATCAACGGGCGGCAGTATCCGACGGACATCAATGACCTCAAGCACCTGGGCGACCTGGGCAATGGGACTAGCGGCAATGTGGTGAAGATGATGCACCTGTCCAGCAACACGATCATCGCCGTGAAGCAGATGCGACGCACTGGCAACGCGGAGGAGAACAAACGCATCCTGATGGATCTGGATGTTGTGCTCAAATCGCACGACTGCAAGTACATTGTCAAGTGCCTTGGCTGCTTCGTTCGCGATCCGGATGTGTGGATCTGCATGGAGCTGATGTCCATGTGCTTTGACAAGCTGCTCAAGCTGTCCAAGAAGCCGGTGCCGGAACAGATCCTGGGCAAGGTCACAGTGGCG ACGGTCAACGCATTGTCCTACTTGAAGGACAAGCACGGAGTCATCCATCGAGATGTGAAGCCCTCGAACATTCTGATCGATGAGCGCGGGAACATCAAGCTCTGTGATTTCGGGATCAGCGGACGCCTGGTGGACTCCAAGGCCAACACTCGATCCGCCGGCTGTGCAGCTTATATGGCG CCGGAGCGCATCGACCCCAAGAAACCAAAGTACGACATTCGCGCAGATGTGTGGTCACTGGGCATAACGCTGGTGGAGCTGGCCACAGCGCGATCCCCGTACGAGGGATGCAACACGGACTTCGAGGTGCTCACCAAGGTGCTTGACTCGGAGCCGCCGTGTTTGCCATACGGCGAGGGTTACAACTTTAGTCAGCAGTTCCGCGATTTCGTCATCAAGTG CCTCACAAAGAACCATCAGGATCGACCCAAGTATCCGGAGCTTTTGGCCCAGCCCTTCATCCGGATTTATGAATCAGCCAAAGTAGATGTGCCCAATTGGTTTCAGAGCATCAAGGATAACCGACTGCGCGCCAATGGCGATCCAACGCTCCAGAG GGCAACGGCGACTGGAAGTGCGATCGGTTCTGGGGCCGGATCTCTCgcaggatcaggatcaggatcCGCAGGTGGAGCTGTAAAATATGGTAGGGCGACAACGTATGCGGGGCAGAGTCCCACAAATCCGCAGAAGACAATAAAACCCACTCAGATACCGAGttaccagcagcaacagtcgcAGTTTTTCATGCAATCAGCCACACAACTACCTcaaacaacaaccacaacaccGACGGCAACGACAAACTGTTTCGGCggcagcggaaacggaaatggaagAGGAAACGGCAGCGGCGGAAGCGGAAATGGTAGcggaagcagcagcagtgccaGTCCTCTATCGCCACCAAGCGCCGGTATCGGCGATCTTAACCGGCTTTATCGCAAATCGCCGTTCATGCAGCGAAAACTGAGCAACGGATCCCATCATCCGCACTACAAATATAACGACGAGAGCCCCAAGAAGGAGTCCATGTTTAGTAGCATCG GTCAATCGATTCTACGCAATCTGACAACATCGCCCTTCAGCCAAAAGAAACACAattcaactgcaacaacaatacCACTGCCGCACAACAACCAAACATTGATCACGgatgcagcaacagcagcagcagcggcggcaacagcaacaacaccgCCAAATATTGCAGCTACAGTGCTCACGACAACGCCaacgaccacgcccacttggCGCCTGCCAACGGAAAATTCCCAAGCCTACGACAGCTGTGATAGTAGTAGTAATGCGACCACGACGACCTTGAATTTGGGCCTCTCCTCACCCTCCCCCTCGTTGCCGCGCAAGCAATTCCCCACAGAATCGCCGACCCTGCAACTCACgagtcagcagcagcagcagccacagcgaTTGCAGCCGGGCAATCAGAGCCCCATAG TGCTGCAGCGCTTCTACCACCAGCAGAATCAGCTGCGCGAGAAGGAGGCGGCTGAGCGGTatcagcagcagcgccagcagcCGCCCGTTGGAGTGACCAGCACGAATCCGTTTCACAGCAACTATGTGCCGCCGCCGCCATCAACGCACTCCACCTCTAGTCAGTCCTCCACGCAGTCGACGTGTTCGCAAATCGCCATCAATCCCGCCAGCATATCCCCATCGTCTGGTTCCGGAACGGGAAACATGGCGGGATTGGGAATCGGTTCGGCTCCGGCATCGGGATTGGGGGCAGCTGGTCACTTTGGAGCGGGCGGCACTGGCGAGCAGCTGCAGTATCAGCCGCTGCCCATCGCCGCCGAGGCAACGGGAACGAGTCCCACGCTCCAGTCTAGATCACCGGAACAGCAGTCGGATTATGGAGGAAACGGCAACATGGTGGCCAGTAAGCTGAGCAAGCTGTACGCACGCCGACAACTTTTGGGCCAGAGCTCCAGCAGCGGAGCGAGCAATAGCAGCCTGGACGGTTGCAGTCGGGAGCAACACGATGCAG GCTGGTTCAACACTCTTGCCGGTGCCATGAAGCGACAGTTTGCCACCTATGTTAAAACCCAATTGAATTCCACAGCCACGTCGCCGGTGGCGTCCAGCATGGATCGAGACCAGGAGCCAGTGCATCCGCAGCCGCCGGCGTACAGGAGCGTTGTGAATAACGGCAGCGGTGGCAAGTCTTACTACTATCGCACCTTGTCGGCggccagcagcagtagcaatACCAGCCAGAGCACCTCGCCCACGACGGAACCGCTGCCCGGCGGTGGCACCAGTAGCTTTCTGCGTCGCTATGCAAGCAGTGGACCGGGAGGTAGCATCAGCACGCCGCCCAGTCCGCATATCTTGGCGGGATTGGATCGCAGGCATCGAAGTCCAGATCCGCCGCCACGCTACAATCGCGGACAGTCACCGCTATTGCTGCGCAAGAATCTGCTGGAGCTGAGTGGCCAGCCGCCCGGCTCTCCGCTGCTGCACCGAAG ATACGTTTCGGCttcgccgccgctgccgccacCGCGTCGAGGCTCTGAAAGCGTGCCGGGATCACCGCAGCATTTCCGCACTCGCATCCACTATACACCCGAGCCCCAGAGACGCATCTACCGTACGATAGATCAATGA